A region of Pyxidicoccus parkwaysis DNA encodes the following proteins:
- a CDS encoding regulatory protein RecX gives MHPEDDSPPGDVGPDAVRRATDACLKLLSVRSRSRQELDAALVRKGFAEKVREEALSRVMGWGYLDDARFAQERAAALLRKGRLGPRAVLQRLEAHGLSEDAARQGLAQASGTEGFDALAAARAVLEGKGLLGRPLDAKERARAGRLLDSRGFAEDVIHRLLGEPSLDPSGPEE, from the coding sequence ATGCATCCGGAGGATGACAGTCCCCCCGGCGACGTCGGGCCTGACGCCGTCCGTCGCGCCACCGACGCCTGCCTCAAGCTCCTCTCGGTGCGCTCCCGCAGCCGACAGGAACTGGACGCGGCCCTCGTGCGAAAGGGCTTCGCGGAGAAGGTCCGCGAGGAGGCCCTCTCCCGCGTGATGGGCTGGGGCTACCTCGACGACGCGCGCTTCGCCCAGGAGCGCGCCGCCGCGCTGCTGCGCAAGGGCCGGCTGGGCCCGCGCGCCGTGCTCCAGCGCCTCGAGGCCCATGGGCTCTCGGAGGACGCCGCCCGTCAGGGCCTCGCGCAGGCGAGCGGCACGGAGGGCTTCGACGCCCTGGCCGCCGCGCGCGCGGTGCTGGAGGGGAAGGGGCTGCTCGGCCGTCCGCTCGACGCGAAGGAGCGGGCCCGCGCCGGAAGGCTCCTCGACAGCCGGGGCTTCGCCGAGGATGTCATCCACCGGCTGCTGGGTGAACCTTCACTGGACCCCTCCGGTCCGGAGGAATAG
- a CDS encoding type IV pilus twitching motility protein PilT has translation MELNEILQIALRGGASDIHLKAGLPPMFRVDGSLVPLKDGRRLPPEEVARMAFGIMNEFQKEKFKASNEVDLAYGVPGLGRFRVNVFQQRGTVGAVLRVIPFKVMTMQDLLLPQVLAKICGEERGLVLVTGTTGSGKSTTLAAMIDHINANETSHIMTIEDPIEFLIRDKRSIVNQREVGVDTMSFAQALKSALRQDPDVILVGEMRDHETIETALHAAETGHLVMSTLHTLDATETINRIVSAFPPHQQKQVRLQLASVLKGVVSQRLVPRADGKGRVAAVEVLRVTARVRELIEDKDRTKEIHDAISQGTDSYGMQTFDQSLMSLVRQGLVTYEEAHRQATNPDDFALRFSGISGTSDSKWDNFDAKPGEARPIPGSASFAQKGAPTAAAPAPAPAAAPPTPAPVAQAMRPGAPAPVARPAGPAPAAARPPAPAARPPPTPAPAPAPAPAAGGDDDFQIERF, from the coding sequence ATGGAACTGAACGAGATTCTGCAGATCGCCCTGCGCGGCGGTGCCTCCGATATTCACCTCAAGGCCGGCCTTCCGCCCATGTTCCGCGTGGACGGCTCGCTGGTGCCGCTCAAGGACGGGCGCCGCCTCCCCCCGGAGGAGGTCGCGCGCATGGCCTTCGGCATCATGAACGAGTTCCAGAAGGAGAAGTTCAAGGCGAGCAACGAGGTGGACCTCGCGTACGGCGTCCCCGGCCTCGGCCGCTTCCGCGTGAACGTCTTCCAGCAGCGCGGCACGGTGGGCGCGGTGCTCCGCGTCATCCCCTTCAAGGTGATGACGATGCAGGACCTGCTGCTGCCCCAGGTGCTCGCGAAGATTTGCGGCGAGGAGCGCGGCCTCGTGCTGGTGACGGGCACCACGGGCTCCGGCAAGTCCACCACGCTGGCGGCGATGATCGACCACATCAACGCCAATGAGACGAGCCACATCATGACGATTGAGGACCCCATCGAGTTCCTCATTCGCGACAAGCGCTCCATCGTGAACCAGCGCGAGGTGGGCGTGGACACGATGAGCTTCGCGCAGGCCCTCAAGAGCGCGCTGCGCCAGGACCCGGACGTCATCCTCGTGGGCGAAATGCGTGACCACGAGACGATTGAGACGGCGCTCCACGCGGCGGAGACGGGCCACCTCGTGATGTCCACGCTGCACACGCTGGACGCGACGGAGACCATCAACCGCATCGTGTCCGCGTTCCCTCCGCACCAGCAGAAGCAGGTGCGCCTGCAACTCGCGAGCGTGCTCAAGGGCGTGGTGAGCCAGCGCCTCGTGCCGCGCGCGGACGGCAAGGGCCGCGTGGCCGCGGTGGAGGTGCTGCGCGTCACGGCGCGCGTGCGCGAGCTCATCGAGGACAAGGACCGCACGAAGGAAATCCACGACGCGATTTCGCAGGGCACGGACTCGTACGGGATGCAGACCTTCGACCAGTCGCTGATGAGCCTGGTGCGCCAGGGGCTCGTCACGTACGAGGAGGCCCACCGTCAGGCGACGAATCCGGACGACTTCGCGCTGCGCTTCTCCGGCATCAGCGGCACGTCGGACTCGAAGTGGGACAACTTCGACGCGAAGCCCGGCGAGGCGCGGCCCATTCCGGGCTCCGCCTCCTTCGCGCAGAAGGGCGCGCCCACTGCGGCGGCTCCGGCCCCGGCTCCTGCGGCGGCTCCGCCCACGCCGGCTCCGGTGGCCCAGGCGATGCGTCCGGGGGCTCCGGCGCCCGTGGCGCGTCCCGCCGGTCCGGCCCCTGCGGCCGCGCGTCCTCCCGCGCCCGCCGCGCGTCCTCCGCCGACGCCTGCTCCCGCTCCAGCCCCCGCGCCTGCGGCGGGTGGGGATGACGACTTCCAGATTGAGCGCTTCTGA